Proteins encoded together in one Candidatus Izemoplasmatales bacterium window:
- the mnmG gene encoding tRNA uridine-5-carboxymethylaminomethyl(34) synthesis enzyme MnmG: MHDAIVVGGGHAGSEAALALARLGKDTLLFTGNKKMIATMPCNPSIGGPAKGTIVREIDALGGEMGKIADLTNLQMKMLNQSKGPAVRALRAQSDKVAYPAAMQAVLAAQPGLSIEEAYVVRLLVEDGHIAGVVLEDGSERRASAVVITAGTYMEGAVLVGATSTPSGPDGQRPSVGLSAHLRELGIETFRLKTGTPQRIRRDSIDFSKMEVAPGDDFRYRFSYTDSPFVHPEKEWPCYLIHTTEETRSVITVNLRKSAMYGGLVKGVGPRYCPSIEDKYVRFADKERHQLFIEPESASLDVVYLQGFSTSMPHDVQDLMVRSLPGLEHAVIAKYAYAIEYDAIHATDLWPTLESKKIEGLYFAGQVNGTSGYEEAAAQGLMAGINAARKLSGEAPFILRRDEAYIGVLIDDLVTKGVLDPYRMLTSRAEFRLLLRHDNADLRLTPHGFRLGLVPDAQYARFEARRDAVERETARLASTTILPTPAVNAALKAKGSGELKEKTTLRDLLKRPELGYADVIAIAGDVPRVGGDEAERIEIEVTYEGYIRKAVREAALLARQEQVSIPADFDYDLHNLALEARVKLKKIRPLTLGQAARISGVNPADVQALAIRLKQTI, encoded by the coding sequence ATGCATGACGCCATCGTCGTGGGCGGCGGCCACGCGGGATCCGAAGCCGCGCTCGCCCTCGCCCGCCTCGGCAAGGACACCCTTCTTTTCACCGGCAACAAGAAGATGATCGCGACGATGCCCTGCAACCCGTCGATCGGCGGTCCCGCGAAGGGCACGATCGTGCGGGAGATCGACGCCCTCGGCGGCGAGATGGGGAAGATCGCCGACCTCACCAACCTGCAGATGAAGATGCTGAACCAATCCAAGGGGCCGGCGGTGCGCGCCCTTCGCGCGCAATCGGACAAGGTCGCCTATCCGGCCGCGATGCAGGCGGTCCTGGCCGCCCAGCCCGGCCTTTCGATCGAGGAAGCCTACGTCGTCCGCCTCCTCGTCGAGGACGGCCATATCGCCGGCGTCGTCCTCGAGGACGGCTCCGAGCGCCGCGCAAGCGCGGTCGTGATCACCGCCGGCACCTACATGGAGGGCGCCGTCCTGGTCGGCGCGACCTCGACGCCGTCGGGGCCGGACGGACAGCGTCCCTCGGTCGGGCTCTCGGCCCACCTGCGCGAACTCGGGATCGAGACCTTCCGCCTCAAGACCGGCACGCCGCAGCGCATCCGGCGCGATTCGATCGACTTCTCGAAGATGGAGGTCGCCCCCGGGGACGACTTCCGCTACCGCTTCAGCTACACCGACTCCCCCTTCGTCCATCCCGAGAAGGAATGGCCGTGCTATCTCATCCACACCACCGAAGAGACTCGATCGGTGATCACCGTGAATCTCCGGAAATCCGCCATGTACGGCGGTTTGGTCAAGGGCGTCGGACCGCGGTACTGCCCTTCGATCGAGGACAAGTACGTGCGCTTCGCCGACAAGGAGCGTCACCAGCTCTTCATCGAGCCGGAGAGCGCCTCGCTCGACGTCGTCTACCTCCAGGGGTTCTCGACCTCGATGCCGCACGACGTCCAGGACCTAATGGTCCGTTCGCTTCCCGGACTCGAGCACGCCGTGATCGCGAAGTACGCCTATGCGATCGAGTACGACGCGATCCACGCGACCGACCTGTGGCCGACGCTCGAGTCGAAGAAGATCGAGGGACTCTATTTCGCCGGCCAGGTGAACGGCACCTCGGGATACGAGGAGGCCGCCGCCCAGGGACTCATGGCCGGCATCAACGCCGCCCGGAAGCTCTCCGGCGAAGCGCCCTTCATCCTCCGCCGCGACGAGGCCTACATCGGCGTCCTGATCGACGACCTCGTGACCAAGGGCGTCCTGGATCCCTACCGGATGCTGACGTCGCGCGCCGAATTCCGGCTGTTGCTCCGCCACGACAACGCCGACCTGCGGCTGACCCCGCACGGTTTTCGCCTCGGACTGGTCCCGGACGCGCAGTACGCCCGTTTCGAGGCCAGACGCGACGCGGTCGAGCGCGAGACCGCACGGCTGGCGTCGACGACGATCCTGCCGACCCCGGCGGTCAACGCCGCGCTGAAGGCGAAAGGTTCCGGCGAACTGAAGGAGAAGACGACCCTCCGCGACCTCCTGAAGCGTCCCGAACTCGGGTACGCCGACGTGATCGCGATCGCCGGTGACGTACCCCGCGTCGGCGGCGACGAGGCCGAACGGATCGAGATCGAGGTCACCTACGAGGGATACATCCGGAAGGCGGTCCGCGAGGCCGCCCTGCTCGCGCGGCAGGAACAGGTATCGATCCCGGCCGACTTCGACTACGACCTCCACAACCTCGCCCTCGAGGCGCGCGTCAAGCTGAAGAAGATCCGGCCGCTGACGCTCGGGCAGGCCGCCCGCATCAGCGGCG
- a CDS encoding Cof-type HAD-IIB family hydrolase, with protein sequence MALVFLDLDGTSLDNGRPARGIIATIAELQRNGHTPVIATGRTPHLLYGVEKTLGIPDYIAANGNYIHYGGKVVYERYIPRDVLARILKRADELGADLVLEGVSAYVAWRRDTDLVDKFSDAFDIEYPKLDRNYPETNEVLAMIVFADRDAEVFRREFPELAFNRSNRFGYDVNLAGNLKADGVNRLVNYLAYPADHVYAIGDGLNDVSMLKAVKNGIAMGNGCPEAKAAAVHVTTAVGDDGVKNALRHYGLI encoded by the coding sequence ATGGCACTCGTGTTTCTGGATCTTGACGGAACCTCGCTCGACAACGGCCGGCCCGCCCGCGGGATCATCGCGACGATCGCCGAACTGCAGCGGAACGGTCATACCCCGGTGATTGCCACCGGGCGGACGCCGCATCTCCTCTACGGTGTCGAGAAGACCCTCGGGATCCCCGACTACATCGCCGCCAACGGCAACTACATCCATTACGGCGGGAAGGTCGTCTACGAGCGCTACATTCCCCGCGACGTCCTTGCCCGGATCCTGAAGCGCGCCGACGAGCTCGGGGCCGACCTCGTCCTCGAGGGCGTCTCCGCCTACGTCGCCTGGCGCCGCGACACCGACCTCGTCGACAAGTTCTCCGATGCCTTCGACATCGAATACCCCAAACTCGACCGGAACTATCCGGAGACAAACGAGGTGCTCGCGATGATCGTCTTCGCCGACCGCGACGCGGAGGTCTTCCGGCGCGAGTTCCCCGAACTCGCCTTCAACCGCTCGAACCGGTTCGGCTATGACGTCAATCTCGCCGGCAACCTCAAGGCCGACGGCGTCAACCGGCTCGTGAACTACCTCGCCTATCCCGCCGACCACGTCTACGCGATCGGCGACGGACTGAACGACGTCTCGATGCTCAAGGCGGTCAAGAACGGCATCGCGATGGGCAACGGCTGTCCCGAGGCCAAGGCCGCCGCGGTGCACGTGACCACGGCCGTCGGCGACGACGGCGTCAAGAACGCGCTTCGCCATTACGGACTCATCTGA